The Candidatus Woesearchaeota archaeon genome has a window encoding:
- a CDS encoding AbrB/MazE/SpoVT family DNA-binding domain-containing protein yields METVVKAKKWGNSIGVLLPTNIVKEEHIKPGEEMVIEIKRKQNVLKELFGALPFRKSTEQLIRETRKELESKWIK; encoded by the coding sequence ATGGAAACAGTAGTAAAAGCAAAAAAATGGGGAAATTCAATAGGGGTTTTACTTCCTACAAATATCGTTAAGGAAGAACACATTAAGCCAGGAGAAGAAATGGTTATTGAAATCAAGAGAAAGCAAAATGTTCTCAAAGAATTATTTGGGGCGCTTCCTTTTAGGAAATCAACAGAGCAACTTATAAGAGAAACACGAAAAGAGCTGGAAAGCAAATGGATAAAATAA
- a CDS encoding PIN domain-containing protein: MDKIKCLDTYILCEISKANVTFIKYLNEHCLINELTLTEFYSVVLREYNEQTAEYWLSKLIQYTKPVSFPILIKAIKFKKENNKRNLSFFDAVGYIFAKEHGYLFVTGDKEFEDFQGVEFVQK; the protein is encoded by the coding sequence ATGGATAAAATAAAATGTTTGGATACATACATTCTTTGCGAGATCAGCAAGGCAAATGTAACTTTTATCAAATATTTGAATGAACATTGTCTTATCAATGAATTAACGCTTACAGAGTTTTATAGTGTTGTGTTGAGAGAATATAATGAACAGACAGCAGAGTATTGGCTTTCAAAACTGATACAATACACAAAACCGGTCTCTTTTCCTATTTTAATCAAAGCGATTAAATTTAAGAAAGAGAATAATAAACGAAATCTTTCTTTTTTTGATGCTGTAGGATATATTTTTGCAAAAGAACATGGCTATCTCTTTGTTACAGGAGATAAGGAATTTGAAGATTTCCAAGGAGTTGAATTTGTTCAGAAATGA